Below is a genomic region from Sebastes umbrosus isolate fSebUmb1 chromosome 20, fSebUmb1.pri, whole genome shotgun sequence.
aaaaaataataataaataaatgaatagataaataaaaggggaaattaaatggAAGAGTAGATAAATATGGGAAGCAATACAAagatacataaatacaaaaataaataaataaagaagcaaattaaaacagaaatatcaatttatgtcacatttttttcaattaattaatgcctgcatttattttttatattgttttttggttcatttaatgccatatttatttatttacatatatacagatttattcttgattttggcaggttctgttctccacacacacatacacaagagTGTTGTTGAGCGATAAAGGACATAGAATATAGAACTGGCTGGAATGGAACCCACCATTAAGAATTTACATCTATAAAATCTCCTTGAGATTCAACCTGACTGCAAGCGAAACTACTATTCGGACAGTATCTTCTTTCTCGTTTGGATAacgaaaaactaaaaaacagcGCTAAAACCTTCCATCAACATGGCCTCCGGTAAGTTGAATTATATTGCTGCATTATTTTTGTGTAAGCACCAGACTTTATCACCTGATCCAATGTTTTATCTTTACGGTAGAGTTATTAACATATTGAATATAATCATGTAACAGTATACAGTTGTAGTATTTTAATGGACATGTATAAGAACAATTTAAGGATTTTCTATATGATTCTTTAAAGAACATGTACACAATTTTGTACATGTAGACTGTGTACTACTGAGAGATATAGATTGGACAGACGTGACTTAATTTTGTAAATGGGTGTTTCTGAAATTACGGTCACTTTTAACAACCTCTATGAATATTAATCTTAGCCATCAGAGTATGTAACACAtataaacaggtacacaaaaTGACATATAGTGGTTCAGATattaatctgtaacatgttatggttttcatcacttgttcttaCCATTTGTCCTTACcgcaacattacaataatgttcattttataaagaggatttcatgattttctctaCACCCTGAACAATTTAGACAGTACCCATAGATGTCAGTCTTCATACacaagaaatataaaatatgttgtgttttatgacgGATAACTATACCATCTCACTAATAAGCTGTTgcagaaattacattttatctAATATTGCGGATAAATGGCAGCCAGCGAGTTCTGCTACGTTAGCCTTGACTCTTAGCATCTAATATACATGAATTCAACGGTAATAttaagttatttaaataaatgtagttaatTGCTAAACTGTATGGTGAGGACACACGATAAATACTTGAGAAGTAAAAGTGAtcttaactttgtttttcttaatcTTGAGGGTCAGCTAGTGCAGGTTGCCTTCAAGATCCATAGAAACTAGATTTCTTTGGCTTTGtttgaataaaacttttattatggcttttttttcagtgtgtctgtaaaaaaatgacttgtaaagaagaaaataatttgaatatggtgtaaagtaatatgcatatgaaacaattccatttgaaataatgtcatattgTGATTGACTTAGCTCATTTTATGTATCTCAACATTGGGaccacagttgtgggacatgaagaaaagtggtgtttggacccataaaatgtcaagatgggtaataacactacgtatatatttatcaatcaTTGCTCTGCAAATTTTAATATAAATCCACAATTTCATTGCTGGGACTTAAAAATTCCCGTAGCTGCAGAAACACCCAAatatatttgaattatttactataatgtgtgtattttattgtatttatcatatattttttacatgacAGAGATCAGTACAAGAATTCCAATGCCCTTGTACACTTGTATCTGaacaaatggcaaataaaagtCTTGAATATTGAATCTTAACCATATCTTCTCTCTGTGCACAGACGACCTCCCGATATTTGAAGGGAGCTTACTCGGACAGAGCCACAAGGTGGAGGCCTTGCTTGGAAAGGGCGGCTTTGGTTTTGTGACCAAATGCCGCAACCTTGAAACGGGCAAGGCGGTGGCCGTCAAGGTCATCAAGGATCTCCCCGGAGAAGCTGAACAGACGAAGATGGAAATTGACATCCTGAAGCGGCTGCGGTGTCTGGATCCAGACGCTTGCAACATCGTGAGGTGCAACGGATTTTTCCTCGACAACGATCTCACCTGTCTCGTCTTCGAGCTCCTGGATCAAAGCCTGTTCGATTACATGGAGGAAAGACGCAATCGGGGTCTTCCCGTGACAGAGCTGCGACCCGTCGTGCACCAGCTGGCCACGGCCTTGACCCACCTGAGCTCCATCGGAATTGTGCACGCGGACATCAAACCAGAAAACATTATGGTTGTGGACCGCCGGCAGCAGCCTCTGAAAGTCAAACTGATTGACTTTGGCCTGGCGTTTCCTGCGTCTACTGCTAAGCCTGGAGTCTGTCTGCAGACCACCTGGTACAGAGCGCCAGAGGTCATGATGCACATTCCTTTTAATGACGCCATTGATATGTGGTCTCTGGGCCTTGTAGCTGCAGAGCTGGCTACAGGGTACCCCCTCTACCCTGGGGAGATGAACTATGATGTGCTGAGCTTCATCATAGAGACTCAGGGCCAGCCAGCTGACTATGTGCTGGACCGTGGCGTGTGTACCGAGTACTATTTCCAGTACGAAAGCAATAGCGAGCAGCACTGGAGATTCAAAACGCCAGAGGAGTACGACCCGGGGTTATACTCTGAGGACACGAGATACACCAAGCTCACGTGTCTTGATGACCTCGAGCAGCTGATGAGCGGAGGACAGCAGAGCGATCAGCGTCTGTTGGTGGACCTGATCAAAAGGATGCTGCAGCTGGACGCTGACCAGCGCATCAAACCCCCGGAGGTTCTGCAGCACACGTTCTTTGCTCCCAGTCTCCCTCAGAGCTCCCCTGCCAACATCTGCATAGAGATGATGGACACTGAAGAGTCGACACCTGAAGTCAGTCAGCAGCCTCCCTGCTGTCTGATAACAGGACCTGAGATACTCCAGTGCAGGGTCGAAAGAACAACAGCCTACAAGGCTGTAGAAGCAGAGGAGAACACAGAAGAGGTGGACGTCCGGCCTGAGAACGACGGCTGTTTATGCCGCTTCTTCAGAGCGATAACACACGCCTGTTACTTCAACTGCACCTACTTCTTCACAGCGGTTACACACGCCTGTGACTTCTACTGCAACTGCACCCTGTCAGCTACATCCTCAGTTTGATCAATTGATCTTCTGCATTTCTTTTGTAATATATTCTTAGTTATTTTCTCCTAATTCTAATACATGTGTATCTTCCATTTTTGTCAGTCTAATTCCAAGGTTGTGACTGTTTGAGTAGACTGTAGTTGACATTCATGCTGTTTGGTAGGAACATGGTGGAAACAGGTAAATCTGTTACAGTGGTTATTCacaagagagtgagagagggttTATGGGATCAAACATATTCTTATTTAATaagcctaaattaaaaaaattataatttatgtaaacatgttttaaacttcttacacgtgtaaatcattgcaggtcggtgtcccatgcgcgctcgcgtgtggctacgctgttcaaacTCAGACTCcagcacaaactacacggaagcaccaaaaccgcaaatttctatctagtgaagcccgtcttgtaaAACAGTGTTGGTAGCgatcggaggacgcgggggagaccgtagctttggtctccagggtcgtgagccttcactcacacaccgcgccggttctcactcgctcttttgctccactctctcgtgcatgcgcgcacactccacactgcagaagagttagtttagctctgagaatatctagtgaatgtacagtggacgtttgcgcagaaataaatgctgcagctcctccagaccaacagaggtttcctgtgtcttgtgaagtgacggggctccgcagagagaaacgttatcgtctccgaccaaaacttcGGTgcctcccctgttccctccggccgcggtcgggaggctgaggcaggaaaagccaacactaggatcagcagtgattcatggagagaccttcgtctggtcagctaacattactgccaagcagctgaaatatagagtaatattgtgcttttagctgacgtgtgtcgcctcactgttttgtgtgatgctcgttcatgtctatgtagagcgagcacaagcacgagcaacagcatgctgactttcgttgacttaacggccacaggtgt
It encodes:
- the LOC119479284 gene encoding homeodomain-interacting protein kinase 1-like — protein: MASDDLPIFEGSLLGQSHKVEALLGKGGFGFVTKCRNLETGKAVAVKVIKDLPGEAEQTKMEIDILKRLRCLDPDACNIVRCNGFFLDNDLTCLVFELLDQSLFDYMEERRNRGLPVTELRPVVHQLATALTHLSSIGIVHADIKPENIMVVDRRQQPLKVKLIDFGLAFPASTAKPGVCLQTTWYRAPEVMMHIPFNDAIDMWSLGLVAAELATGYPLYPGEMNYDVLSFIIETQGQPADYVLDRGVCTEYYFQYESNSEQHWRFKTPEEYDPGLYSEDTRYTKLTCLDDLEQLMSGGQQSDQRLLVDLIKRMLQLDADQRIKPPEVLQHTFFAPSLPQSSPANICIEMMDTEESTPEVSQQPPCCLITGPEILQCRVERTTAYKAVEAEENTEEVDVRPENDGCLCRFFRAITHACYFNCTYFFTAVTHACDFYCNCTLSATSSV